A window of Candidatus Methylacidiphilales bacterium genomic DNA:
CAGTTTTTTTTGACCCCAACAACAACTTCTTCTACCTCGAACCCAATCAAGACGGTCCCCCTCTAAAACTACCCACTTGCGATCCCCCAAACGGAAACCCCATTTCACCCACCTGCAAAATTCCTGGCATAAAATGCGACGGTCTCTTTGAGGGAGAGATGGACCACGGCAAGGTCACCGGAAACAATCAAGCCACATGGCGTCCCGACCTCGGCTCATGGTATGAGACCATAAAACTCAACTACGGCTTTCACTTCCTCAAAACTGACATCCGCGAATATCCCCATGGCCAGCATCCCGACCGTCCTATCCCTGACACATGGCGTAAAATGGACGCCGTCATCGCGCATTGGCAAAAACTCGGTGTGGATGGTTTTCGCTGCGACATGGCACACATGGTCCCACCCGAATTCTGGCGTTGGCTCATCGATCGAGCAAGAGAGCGAAATCCTCACGTGATCTTCATTGCCGAAGCATACAACGATGACCCCGCCAAGGTTCCCTCCGGCAACCCCCTCGTAGCTTCTATGGGAAATGTTATGATCGACCTCCTCGAAGCCGGTTTCGACTCAGTCTATGACGATCCCACCTATGACAAAATCAAAGACATTTACGACCACGGCGCCTCCGCAAACGAGATCGAGCAAGCCATGAAACTCTCACAGCCCTATATCTTCCACAACTCACTCCGCTATGGTGAAAACCACGACGAGATCCGAATTGCTTCCCCAAAAGAGTGGGGAGGAGGCGGAATGAATGTTGGACGTTCAGCCTGTGGCATTCTCTATGGTCTTTCTTCAGCGCCACTAATGCTTTACCACGGCCAAGAGGTCGGTGAACCCGCCATCGGAGCCGAAGGATTTGGAGGTGACGATGGTCGCACAACGATATTCGACTATTGGTCAGTGCCTGAACTCGTAAAATGGGTCAATAACCACTCCTACGATGGAGGACTACTTTCACCCGAGCAAAAAGAATTACGCGCTTTTTATTCGCGTCTCATCACAATCGTAGCCCAAGCACCCTTCAAATCCGGCCATTATGTTTCCTTGCAAAACGCAAACCGTGAAAATCTCAAAGTCCACGGAAGTCAAGATATGGGCCGCTGGCTTTTCACCTATGCTCGCACCGATGGCCCACAAGGCAAGACGGTCATAGTCATCGCCAACCTCCACAAAGAAAATCCCTCCCAAGAAATCCCGCTCACCATCCCCCAAGAAGCCGCAGCAATCATGGGATTAAAAGAAACGACCATCGCGAAAGAAATTCTATCTACAAGCAGCGAAGATCCATTAACCCTAGAAATCAAAAAAGAAGGCGATCAATTCACACTTCTCATTCCACCAATCCCTCCCCTCACCCCTTACTTTATCGAGTTTAAACCCTAAACAAAGCAGCGCACATCGCAAATTCCTGTTGCTAGCTTCAATCTAGGATTTTATTATATATCATCGCCCGCCTCGGTAGCTCAACGGTAGAGCAGATGACTCTTAATCATTAGGTTCTAGGTTCGAATCCTAGCCGGGGCATTTTGTTTTTATGATAGGCGTGATCGATTATGGCATGGGCAATCTTCGCAGCGTAGAACAAGCCCTAGAATATCTCAAAACCCCACACAAAAAAATTTTAACTCCTGACGATCTCAACGATTGCCTAGGCCTCATTCTACCAGGAGTCGGAGCTTTCGGAGATTGCATGAATAATTTACAAAAAGCTGGCCTCATCTCAGCCATACACGAATGGGTCACCGCCGATCGGCCCTTTTTAGGAATCTGTCTAGGCTACCAAGCCCTATTCGAATCCAGCGAAGAATCCCCAGGTATTCCAGGATTAAAGCTCCTGCAGGGACGTGTTGTGCGATTCAAACTCTCCACTCTTAAAGTCCCTCACATGGGATGGAACACCATCACCATCACTAACCCTCACTCACCCATAGTCTATGGACTCAGAGAACAAGACTCCGTCTATTTCGTCCACAGCTACTACCCTGAAGGCCTTCTCGATGAGACGGTAATTCTTCATTGCACCTATGGTGTCACATTTGCAGCAGCTGCAGGCCACAAAAACTTGTTCGGCACCCAATTTCATCCTGAAAAAAGCCAACGAGTCGGCCTTAAAATCCTCGAAAACTTCATCCATCTTTCACATACTGCGCTTCACTCATGATTCTTTTCCCAGCTATAGATCTTCTCGGAGGTCGAGTCGTGCGGCTACAGCAAGGGAAACGCGACCGATGCACCGTTTATAACCAAGACCCTACCGATCAAGCGCTACGGTGGAAAAAAGCAGGAGCAAATTGGCTCCATATCGTCGACCTCGATGGTGCATTTACTGGTCAACTCTGCAATCTCCAGCACGTCCAAGCCATTGTCACCACCACAGGACTATCGGTGCAGCTCGGCGGAGGAATCAGATGCATGGAAGCTCTGGATCAAGTATTTGAAACTGGTGTTAAGCGCGCGATTCTTGGCACACGAGCAACAGAATCGTTGGACTTCGTTCAATCAGCAATCAAACGACACGGAGCTGAAAAAATCGTTGTCGGCATAGACGCTCGAGATGGATATGTCGCAATACAAGGATGGACCCAGATGAGCCGTTGGGATGCTATTGAATTCGCAAAAACACTAGCCCAAATTGGAGTTCAGACAATTATCTACACAGACATTTCAACAGATGGAATGTTCACAGGCCCCAACCTTTCAGCACTTAAAAAGTTAATAGATCAGACTCCACTCCAAATTATCGCCTCAGGCGGTATCGCCTCAATAGAAGACCTAAAGCGTCTACAGGGGCTTCAAGCTCTATATGGTGCAATTATCGGCAAAGCCCTCTACGAGCATAAAATCAATCTTTCTGAAGCTTTAGCATTAATCGCCTCTCCAGCATCTTTGGATGATCAAAATTAATTACGCTTCATTTCTGAACCCTGAACAACTCGAAGCTGTCTTTTCTCCTCCCTCCCCAGTGCTTGTAATTGCAGGTGCCGGAAGTGGAAAAACTCGGACATTAACTTATCGCGTAGCGTATCTGATCGAAAACGGAGTAGCCCCGCAAAATATCTTACTCATGACCTTCACCAACAAAGCTGCGCGTGAAATGCTCGAGCGCGTCGCAAACCTACTACCTCATGATATTACAGGCCTCTGGGGCGGCACATTTCACCATATCGCCAACCGGCTCCTTCGCCGTCACGCATCAATTCTGGGTTTGGACACACAATTCACAATACTCGACCGTGAAGATTGTAAGCAACTTATCCAGGCGACTCTCAAAGAATTAGGATGGGATAAAAAAGATACCCCCAAACCTGAACTGCTATTAGAACTACAAAGCCTGTCTCTCAATAAGTGCCTATCACTAGATCAACTGTTCCAGCGCGATTTCCCTCACCTAGAAAAGTTTTCAGGTGAAATCCAATCCATCCTCCGCGCCTATCAAAATAAAAAAAGAAAGCTTAATGCTGTAGACTATGATGACCTCCTCGTCTTAGCGCTCCAGTTGCTTCGGGAAAACTCAAAGATATGTGAACATTACCAGCTGGAGTTTCAGCATATCCTCGTAGATGAATATCAAGACACAAACAAGATCCAATCTGATTTCATTGACACTCTGGCTTCGGCTCACAAACAGCTGATGGTGGTCGGCGATGACGCTCAATCCATCTATTCATGGCGAGGGGCAAACTTCAAAAATATCCTGACTTTTCTCGAACGCTACCCGAATGCACGAAAAATAACCATTCACACGAATTACCGCAGCACACCACAAATACTAGCCGTAGCCAACGCTTCGATTGCCCACAATCGCTATCAATTCAAAAAAGAACTGCATTCTCATATACGCGATGGAGCCAAGCCCGTTCAAGTCGTAGCTCGTGATGGACGTGAGCAAGCCCTTTTTATTGCTCAGGCTCTACAGCATGCCCATGAACGAGGTCAACCATGGAGCGAAATGGCCGTTCTCTATCGATCTCACTTCCATGCAATGGAACTTCAGCTTGAGCTGACCCGAGCTCGAATCCCCTTTCAAATCACTAGCGGCCTACGTTTTTTTGAGCAGATGCACATCAAAGATGTAGCTGCTTTCCTGAAACTCGCTGTTAATCGCTCAGACGAGTTATCATTTCATCGCGTAGCTAAAATGATGCCAGGCATTGGTGAAAAGTCTGCTCGACGGATGTGGAAAAGCTTCGTAGAGGGTAAACCTCTTAATCAAATGCCCGCCACAGCGCGGTCAGCCACATCTCTTCAGCTCTGGCATGAATTGGACCTCGCTCTACAAAGCCCAGAGCTGAGGGATAAGCCCGCTGAGCAAATCAAATTGATTGTTGAGCGCTTTTACCGCGATTATATTCAATTACGGGAGGCCGATTACATGACGCGCCTCGAGGATCTCGTCCAGCTTCAATCTTTTGCTGAACAGTTCCAAAGCACAACAGAATTTCTAGCCCAGATGGCACTTCTTACGAACGGTGACGAAAATGCTGCGGGTTATAGTGATGACGGCCGTCGCGTTCGCCTCAGCACGATTCATCAAGCAAAAGGGCTTGAGTGGAACACAGTGTTTATCATCATGCTTTGTGACGGACTTTTCCCCTCCGCTAAAAGCCTTGAACAGCCGGAAACCCTCGAGGAGGAAAGAAGGCTCTTCTATGTTGCTATCACTCGCGCCCGTCGTGAGCTTTATTTAATTTACCCTATGATGAGAAGCATGGGCAGTAATCATTTTGAACTTTGGCAAAAACCATCCCGTTTTCTTGAAGAGATCCCTCCTCACTTGATTGAAACTATCACCTTGCGTCGCGCATGATCATCGTATTAGCAGGTGCTACTGCTGTCGGCAAAAGCGAGTTAGCCCTTGCTCTAGCACGGCGACTGGGGGCAACAATCCTTGTTGCTGACTCGATGCAGGTTTACAAGGACATGGACATAGGCACGGCAAAACCCACTCGTGAAGAGCAGGCTGAGATCCTACACGGTGGGCTTAATCTAGCTACACCCGAACAGCGCTTTTCAGTTGCCGATTACCTCAAGGCTGCAGCCGAGCATTTTAGGCATTTTTCGCATCGTGCACTGATCATCTGTGGAGGTAGCGGCCTTTATTTAAGAGCTCTAAGAGAAGGTATCGCCGAAGTCCCGCCCATCCCTTGCGAGATACTGAATAAGCTGCAAACCCTATCTCTTCAAGAATTGCAAGCCCTAATTCAAACTACAGATTCTAAAGTTGCAAAAAAAATTGACATAAAAAATCCACGCCGACTGATTCGTGCTTTAGCTGTAAAAATGGCGACTGGGCGTTCAATCCTCGAATGGCAAATGCAGCAACATAGTTCTCTGCTCAGTGATAAAAAAGCGCATTATTTTTGGATCCGCCGAAACGAAAAGGAAGAAATAGAGCGAATCCAAAATCGGATCGAGGAAATGTTTAAAAAAGGCTGGCTGGAAGAAGTCCGCCAACTACTTAAAAAATACGCACCAGAGAAAATTCTAAACCATGCAGCGATTGGCTACGGCCAGATAGCCAACTTTCTCCAAGATGAGTCAAGCCAGAAGCCTGATTTACAGAAGCTCAAAGAGAACATTTTCACTGAGACTCGGCAGTATCGTAAACGACAATACACTTGGTTTAAAAAAGAATTGTGTTGGCAAATCCTAAATGTATCGGGCTTAACAACAGACACTTTGGCCGATAAAATACTGCAAATGACCACAAGATCAGCTGACTGATGAAACTACATTCGACTATCCGTAAAACTGAAGTCGAGCGAGCTGTCTTAGTCGGCGTGCAACGAGATAAAGAGGCTTCATGGATTGAACGAGAATCGATGAAGGAGCTTGCTGCGCTGGTAAAAACAGCGGGAGGCGAAGTCATCGGTGAAGTCTTACAGCGTCTGCCTAATCCCACAGCACCCTACTACATTGGCAAGGGAAAAGTCGAGGAGGTTCGTGAACGTTGTATCCAGGGCCGTGCACACTCTGTAATTTTTGATGATGAGTTGACACCGGCTCAGGGAAGAAATCTTGAAAAGGCTCTTTCGAGGAAAGTTATTGATCGCACTCAGCTCATTCTAGATATCTTTGCTCAACGCGCACGAACGCGAGAAGGAAAGCTTCAGATTGAATTGGCTCAACTTAATTATCTCCTACCCCGTCTCACAAGGATGTGGACTCACTTATCACGCCAAAGCGGTGGAATTGGAACACGTGGCCCCGGCGAAACCCAATTAGAGGTTGATCGGCGTCGAGTGCAGGAACGAATCACTCGGCTTAAAGAGGATCTAGAAGAAGTTCGGCGCGTTCGAAATGTGCAACGTTCCGGACGGCTTCGCAGAAATGTTCCGATGGTAGCCCTAGTAGGCTACACCAATGCCGGAAAGTCCACGCTATTTAATTGGCTCGCTCAAGCCAATGTCTATGCTGCAGATCAACTCTTTGCGACATTGGATCCTACTACGCGTTTAGTTCAGCTTCCTAATAAACATAAGCTACTTTTATCAGACACTGTTGGCTTCATTCGCAAGTTGCCACACAAGTTGATCGAATCTTTCAAAGCAACTTTGGAAGAGGTCGTGAACGCAGATTTACTGCTGCATGTAGTCGATCTAAGCCATTCACATTTTGAGGAACAAATAGCCTCTGTAAAAGAAGTGCTCTGCGAAATCGGCGCGCATGATAAGACTCAGATTTTGGTTTTCAATAAGACCGATTGCGTAATGACAGCAGGGCTCATCGAGCGCGTGCTCATGGAGTATCCCAACAGCGTAGCCGTCTCAGCAATAAAACAGGAAGGACTAAACGCCTTGACAAATTGTCTAGCTCAACATCTAGTAAAATGGCGGCAACACGGATACTGGTTGATTCCGCAGAGCGAAGGCACAAGAATTGCAGAAATCTACGATCATGGCGAAGTCGTGCGTGTGGAATACATCGATGCGTCGGTTAAAATCGAGGGATACGTCCCTTGGTATCTCCATGGGAAATTGAAGCAGTGGAGCTTAAAGATAAACGAGTTGAATGAGAACAACTCATGAGTGAGAACCTGAAAATCGCTGAGATGGCCGTTGAAGAACGCCCGAGAGAACGACTCGCATCTCGAGGCCCTTCTGCCTTAAGTATTTCGGAACTTCTCGCTATTCTTCTACGCACCGGAGTGAAAGGAAAATCAGCCGTAAACGTCGGCGCACAATTATTAAGACAATACGGTAGTCTCGAACAGCTGAGTCGCGCCCCATGGCAAGAGCTCGCCGCTATTCGAGGCGTTGGCAAAACTAAGGCTATAACGTTGAAAGCTGCTTTCGAGCTAGCCGTGCGCCTTCGCCAAGATCGAAGCGAACCAAT
This region includes:
- the miaA gene encoding tRNA (adenosine(37)-N6)-dimethylallyltransferase MiaA, whose amino-acid sequence is MIIVLAGATAVGKSELALALARRLGATILVADSMQVYKDMDIGTAKPTREEQAEILHGGLNLATPEQRFSVADYLKAAAEHFRHFSHRALIICGGSGLYLRALREGIAEVPPIPCEILNKLQTLSLQELQALIQTTDSKVAKKIDIKNPRRLIRALAVKMATGRSILEWQMQQHSSLLSDKKAHYFWIRRNEKEEIERIQNRIEEMFKKGWLEEVRQLLKKYAPEKILNHAAIGYGQIANFLQDESSQKPDLQKLKENIFTETRQYRKRQYTWFKKELCWQILNVSGLTTDTLADKILQMTTRSAD
- the hisA gene encoding 1-(5-phosphoribosyl)-5-[(5-phosphoribosylamino)methylideneamino]imidazole-4-carboxamide isomerase, giving the protein MILFPAIDLLGGRVVRLQQGKRDRCTVYNQDPTDQALRWKKAGANWLHIVDLDGAFTGQLCNLQHVQAIVTTTGLSVQLGGGIRCMEALDQVFETGVKRAILGTRATESLDFVQSAIKRHGAEKIVVGIDARDGYVAIQGWTQMSRWDAIEFAKTLAQIGVQTIIYTDISTDGMFTGPNLSALKKLIDQTPLQIIASGGIASIEDLKRLQGLQALYGAIIGKALYEHKINLSEALALIASPASLDDQN
- a CDS encoding alpha-amylase family glycosyl hydrolase, translated to MNLIYGSLPRLFQIFSPVNSIITAFIILTENPPIHAASSSQKPSPTWQQQLTRDIQLSIYPDQTSLHVQLQGDLLDTSRPLSIQIAIGHKQEGSAIITYAKDIEGSTTFLSFRAIRHYNVVGTPLTFHRYVRSWEKTLWSERQQADDIFTAKWNNNTLHIQIPRTDIPDPQAIPFALWIKDMSENNGWGRLIASSVPHTLPTSGDAYLPQHHLLNLSANSTDTFATLHRRHNAKEDRLRIYQLLVRTFSNINETRKPNGTLKENGVGKFNEINDAAIQSLKQMGFNTIWLTGVIQQATATDYSEIGQPADDVDLLKGLAGSPYAIRDYFDVCPDYAQNPKNRLEEFKALVNRLHQHDMKALIDFVPNHVARSYYSDVAPEHNFGTKGRGGQGDDRSVFFDPNNNFFYLEPNQDGPPLKLPTCDPPNGNPISPTCKIPGIKCDGLFEGEMDHGKVTGNNQATWRPDLGSWYETIKLNYGFHFLKTDIREYPHGQHPDRPIPDTWRKMDAVIAHWQKLGVDGFRCDMAHMVPPEFWRWLIDRARERNPHVIFIAEAYNDDPAKVPSGNPLVASMGNVMIDLLEAGFDSVYDDPTYDKIKDIYDHGASANEIEQAMKLSQPYIFHNSLRYGENHDEIRIASPKEWGGGGMNVGRSACGILYGLSSAPLMLYHGQEVGEPAIGAEGFGGDDGRTTIFDYWSVPELVKWVNNHSYDGGLLSPEQKELRAFYSRLITIVAQAPFKSGHYVSLQNANRENLKVHGSQDMGRWLFTYARTDGPQGKTVIVIANLHKENPSQEIPLTIPQEAAAIMGLKETTIAKEILSTSSEDPLTLEIKKEGDQFTLLIPPIPPLTPYFIEFKP
- the hisH gene encoding imidazole glycerol phosphate synthase subunit HisH encodes the protein MIGVIDYGMGNLRSVEQALEYLKTPHKKILTPDDLNDCLGLILPGVGAFGDCMNNLQKAGLISAIHEWVTADRPFLGICLGYQALFESSEESPGIPGLKLLQGRVVRFKLSTLKVPHMGWNTITITNPHSPIVYGLREQDSVYFVHSYYPEGLLDETVILHCTYGVTFAAAAGHKNLFGTQFHPEKSQRVGLKILENFIHLSHTALHS
- a CDS encoding UvrD-helicase domain-containing protein encodes the protein MIKINYASFLNPEQLEAVFSPPSPVLVIAGAGSGKTRTLTYRVAYLIENGVAPQNILLMTFTNKAAREMLERVANLLPHDITGLWGGTFHHIANRLLRRHASILGLDTQFTILDREDCKQLIQATLKELGWDKKDTPKPELLLELQSLSLNKCLSLDQLFQRDFPHLEKFSGEIQSILRAYQNKKRKLNAVDYDDLLVLALQLLRENSKICEHYQLEFQHILVDEYQDTNKIQSDFIDTLASAHKQLMVVGDDAQSIYSWRGANFKNILTFLERYPNARKITIHTNYRSTPQILAVANASIAHNRYQFKKELHSHIRDGAKPVQVVARDGREQALFIAQALQHAHERGQPWSEMAVLYRSHFHAMELQLELTRARIPFQITSGLRFFEQMHIKDVAAFLKLAVNRSDELSFHRVAKMMPGIGEKSARRMWKSFVEGKPLNQMPATARSATSLQLWHELDLALQSPELRDKPAEQIKLIVERFYRDYIQLREADYMTRLEDLVQLQSFAEQFQSTTEFLAQMALLTNGDENAAGYSDDGRRVRLSTIHQAKGLEWNTVFIIMLCDGLFPSAKSLEQPETLEEERRLFYVAITRARRELYLIYPMMRSMGSNHFELWQKPSRFLEEIPPHLIETITLRRA
- the hflX gene encoding GTPase HflX, whose translation is MKLHSTIRKTEVERAVLVGVQRDKEASWIERESMKELAALVKTAGGEVIGEVLQRLPNPTAPYYIGKGKVEEVRERCIQGRAHSVIFDDELTPAQGRNLEKALSRKVIDRTQLILDIFAQRARTREGKLQIELAQLNYLLPRLTRMWTHLSRQSGGIGTRGPGETQLEVDRRRVQERITRLKEDLEEVRRVRNVQRSGRLRRNVPMVALVGYTNAGKSTLFNWLAQANVYAADQLFATLDPTTRLVQLPNKHKLLLSDTVGFIRKLPHKLIESFKATLEEVVNADLLLHVVDLSHSHFEEQIASVKEVLCEIGAHDKTQILVFNKTDCVMTAGLIERVLMEYPNSVAVSAIKQEGLNALTNCLAQHLVKWRQHGYWLIPQSEGTRIAEIYDHGEVVRVEYIDASVKIEGYVPWYLHGKLKQWSLKINELNENNS